Below is a window of Mycobacterium sp. 050128 DNA.
GGGCTGGGACTACCCGGACATGGCGCGCGAGTCGGGAACCAACGCGCTGACCGACGCGGGCATCGACTACAGCGAGATCGAGCAGGGCTACGTCGGCTATGTGTACGGCGAGTCGACCTCGGGGCAACGAGCCCTCTACGAATTGGGCCTGACCGGTATTCCGATCGTCAACGTAAACAACAACTGTTCGACCGGCTCCACCGCGCTGTTCTTGGCGGCGCAGGCGATTCGCGGCGGGCTGGCGGACTGCACGATCGCGCTGGGGTTCGAGAAGATGAAGCCCGGGTCGCTGGGGACGACCTACGAAGACCGGACCAACCCGATGGACAAGCACGTCAAGGCGATGGCCGAGATCAGCGAGTTCGCCTTCCCGGCGGCGCCGTGGATGTTCGGCGCGGCGGGCCGCGAGCACATGTTGCAATACGGCAGCACCGCCGAGCACTTCGCCAAGATCGGCTACAAGAACCACAAGCACTCGGTGAACAACCCGTTCGCGCAGTTCCAGGACGAGTACACCCTCGACGACATCCTGGCCGCCAAGATGATCTATGACCCGCTGACCAAGCTGCAGTGCTCGCCGACCTCGGACGGCTCGGGCGCGGCGATCCTGGCCTCGGAGGGGTTCGTCGACCGCCACGAGCTGGCCGGCCAGGCGGTCGAGATCGTCGGGCAGGCGATGACCACCGACTTCAAGTCCACCTTCGACGGCAGTGCCAAGGGCCTGATCGGCTACGACATGAATGTGCAAGCGGCACAACGGGTTTACCAGCAGTCCGGGCTTGGCCCGGAGGACTTCCAGGTGATCGAGCTGCACGACTGCTTCTCGGCCAACGAGCTGCTGCTCTACGAAGCCCTCGGGCTATGCGGACCGGGCGAAGCGCCGAAGCTGATCGACAACGGCGACACCACCTACGGCGGACGCTGGGTGGTCAACCCGTCCGGCGGCCTGATCTCCAAGGGCCATCCGCTGGGCGCGACCGGGCTGGCGCAGTGCGCCGAGCTGAACTGGCAGCTGCGCGGCCAGGCCGACAAGCGTCAGGTCGACAACGTCAGTGCCGCACTGCAACACAACATCGGGCTGGGTGGCGCCGCCGTCGTCACCGCATACCAGCGGGCCGAGCGCTGAGCGGCGCAGCGGGCGGGCCGGCCCAGGGGGACAAGCCGTGATCGAGTGGTCCGAGACCGATCTGATGATGCGGGATGCC
It encodes the following:
- a CDS encoding lipid-transfer protein, translating into MSNKVYVVGVGMTKFEKPGRREGWDYPDMARESGTNALTDAGIDYSEIEQGYVGYVYGESTSGQRALYELGLTGIPIVNVNNNCSTGSTALFLAAQAIRGGLADCTIALGFEKMKPGSLGTTYEDRTNPMDKHVKAMAEISEFAFPAAPWMFGAAGREHMLQYGSTAEHFAKIGYKNHKHSVNNPFAQFQDEYTLDDILAAKMIYDPLTKLQCSPTSDGSGAAILASEGFVDRHELAGQAVEIVGQAMTTDFKSTFDGSAKGLIGYDMNVQAAQRVYQQSGLGPEDFQVIELHDCFSANELLLYEALGLCGPGEAPKLIDNGDTTYGGRWVVNPSGGLISKGHPLGATGLAQCAELNWQLRGQADKRQVDNVSAALQHNIGLGGAAVVTAYQRAER